In one Neobacillus sp. CF12 genomic region, the following are encoded:
- a CDS encoding GerAB/ArcD/ProY family transporter, protein MEKAKISLYQLFVLILLFELGSAILVPLAIDAKQDAWLAIFFGMSGGLFLFWVNYRLFLYYPDLVPPEYMQKLLGKIVGTFLAFCYIIFFMYTAARVLRDFGEMLLTFAYLETPLFIVNALLMLVIIYAVSKGIEVVARTGELFFVSIYFLAITGFILIIFSGLIDMNNLKPILEDGIFPIAKVVFTQTLYFPFGEAIVFSMIFPYITKRKSVKKIGLFAIMLSGINLAITMAINIGVLGVDLASRSQFPLLSTIQSIQVAEFLERLDVFFMISMVICIFFKVSIYFYAAVASTAVIFKIKEPSMLTYPMGMVILFMSVTIASSYAEHLKEGLEFVTHYLHPFFIILIPLLLLGIAFLKNRKKVSHP, encoded by the coding sequence GTGGAAAAGGCAAAAATAAGCTTATACCAGCTTTTTGTCCTAATCTTGTTATTTGAACTAGGCAGCGCCATTTTGGTACCTCTAGCAATTGATGCCAAACAGGATGCCTGGCTTGCCATTTTCTTCGGAATGTCAGGAGGGCTATTCTTATTCTGGGTAAATTACCGTTTATTTCTTTATTATCCAGACCTAGTCCCCCCGGAATATATGCAAAAGTTGCTTGGAAAAATAGTGGGTACATTCCTTGCCTTTTGTTATATTATTTTTTTTATGTATACCGCAGCCAGGGTACTTCGCGATTTTGGAGAGATGCTCCTAACCTTTGCCTATCTCGAAACTCCCTTATTTATCGTAAATGCCTTATTAATGCTGGTTATTATTTATGCTGTTAGCAAAGGTATTGAGGTTGTGGCAAGAACGGGAGAATTATTTTTTGTCTCTATCTATTTTCTTGCTATTACTGGTTTTATTCTGATTATCTTTTCTGGGCTCATTGATATGAATAATTTAAAACCTATACTAGAGGATGGCATTTTTCCTATAGCCAAAGTAGTTTTCACACAAACCTTATATTTTCCATTCGGTGAAGCCATTGTCTTTTCAATGATTTTCCCCTATATAACAAAAAGAAAAAGTGTGAAAAAAATAGGTTTATTTGCAATTATGCTGAGCGGAATTAATCTTGCCATCACCATGGCGATTAACATTGGTGTATTGGGTGTTGACCTTGCATCCCGCTCGCAATTTCCGCTTTTAAGTACCATTCAAAGCATACAAGTGGCAGAATTTCTTGAACGTCTTGATGTTTTTTTCATGATATCTATGGTCATCTGTATCTTTTTTAAGGTAAGCATATATTTTTATGCAGCCGTTGCAAGTACCGCAGTTATATTCAAGATAAAAGAACCTTCAATGTTAACATATCCAATGGGGATGGTTATTTTGTTCATGTCTGTTACAATCGCAAGCAGCTATGCTGAGCATTTAAAGGAAGGGTTGGAATTTGTTACACACTATTTGCACCCTTTCTTCATTATTCTTATTCCCTTACTGCTCTTAGGGATCGCCTTTTTAAAAAATCGAAAAAAGGTGAGTCATCCATAA
- a CDS encoding Ger(x)C family spore germination protein — protein MKIERLRFFLIFIVSTLLLSGCWSKKELTDLAIVAALGIDKNEEGRYVGTLQIINPGNVAGGMQGGGGTQGPPVSIVTGTGDSIVELSRMTSRKLSRRLYYAHTNLVVISEDLAKEESISNILDPLERDAEFRNTANIVIAQGSKASDIVKVLTAIDKIPSNKIIKTLKFTEKTWGENISVTMQDAIKILVSPGKELVVSGFRVSGDVNKGKKMESTQQTEPSSLLYAGSLAIFKNGKLTHWIDGETARGSVFLLDKLNASAIGVKWDGKDEAILYELIRQKTKVIAKMEKGKPRVSIEVQAEGNIGEARVPIDLINPDVLLKLEKELEKEIKKEISMAVKQAQKNKSDIFGFGDALHRTNPKEWEKMASKWHDVYFPEVKIDIVVDAFIRRSGLRNNPHHVNK, from the coding sequence ATGAAAATTGAACGATTAAGGTTTTTCCTAATTTTTATCGTTAGTACTCTCCTTTTATCAGGGTGTTGGAGCAAAAAGGAATTAACCGACTTGGCTATTGTTGCTGCCCTTGGAATAGACAAGAATGAAGAAGGCAGATATGTTGGCACTTTGCAAATTATCAATCCAGGTAACGTTGCAGGCGGCATGCAAGGCGGCGGCGGGACTCAAGGACCTCCCGTTTCCATCGTAACGGGAACAGGAGATAGTATTGTGGAGTTAAGCAGAATGACATCCCGTAAATTGTCTAGAAGACTGTATTATGCGCATACAAATTTAGTTGTCATTAGTGAAGATCTTGCAAAAGAGGAATCCATCAGCAACATTCTTGACCCACTTGAAAGGGACGCGGAATTTCGGAATACAGCAAACATTGTGATCGCCCAGGGATCGAAGGCTTCCGACATTGTTAAAGTATTGACAGCAATTGATAAAATCCCATCCAATAAAATAATCAAAACGTTAAAATTTACTGAAAAGACGTGGGGAGAAAATATCTCTGTTACGATGCAAGATGCGATAAAGATACTTGTCTCGCCTGGTAAGGAACTAGTGGTTTCGGGATTTCGTGTAAGTGGAGATGTAAATAAAGGGAAAAAAATGGAGAGTACCCAGCAAACAGAACCCTCCTCCTTACTTTACGCAGGGAGTCTTGCGATATTTAAAAACGGGAAGTTAACACATTGGATTGATGGTGAGACAGCAAGAGGGTCTGTATTCCTCCTCGACAAATTAAATGCATCTGCAATTGGTGTAAAGTGGGATGGAAAAGACGAGGCTATATTATATGAATTAATCAGACAAAAAACAAAGGTAATAGCAAAAATGGAAAAAGGAAAGCCCCGCGTTTCAATCGAAGTTCAGGCGGAGGGTAATATTGGTGAGGCTAGAGTACCCATAGATCTTATTAATCCTGATGTTCTTTTAAAATTAGAAAAAGAATTAGAAAAGGAAATTAAAAAAGAGATTTCTATGGCTGTGAAACAGGCCCAAAAAAATAAATCCGATATATTTGGTTTCGGAGATGCACTTCATCGAACAAACCCTAAGGAATGGGAAAAAATGGCCTCTAAATGGCATGATGTTTATTTTCCAGAAGTAAAAATAGATATAGTAGTTGATGCCTTTATTCGTCGGTCAGGATTACGTAACAACCCCCACCATGTTAATAAGTAA
- a CDS encoding spore germination protein, whose protein sequence is MSLFSLSKKIKKLKLQKKHAQPNEKSSKAIHSSLQDQIHYIKEKTGNSIDVVIRKLQLGDGNGPDTAVVFVEGIADSKSINDFLIESIMNNRHAHNSRPIFEILFEEVVALGDVKEITDWDNLFLSLMSGESIILVDGTQKALSASTRGGEQRSIQEPGSQVTVRGPRDGFTESIRTNTALIRRRIQNPDLWLENMKIGSVTKTDVSIMYIKGIAKDEIVEEVRNRLKRIEIDSILESGYIEQLIEDQASTTFPTLYHTERPDMVAGNLLEGRVAIIVNGTPFVLIAPAVFIQFFQSVEDYYGRADIATALRFLRILIFFISIIAPAAYIAVTTFHQEMIPTQLLIAIAAQRETVPFPALVEALIMEVAFEILREAGVRMPRAVGSAISIVGALVIGQAAVQAGIVSPAMVIIVAITAIANFATPAFAVAISARLIRFGFMFAAATFGFYGIILGVIILAVHLCSLRSFGVPYLTPMAPLIPANLGDTIVRLPLWAQKKRPRLFSSSDKENRVGDNQKPQPPKSRGMVNSVVEEGDQDEN, encoded by the coding sequence ATGTCTCTATTTTCCCTATCCAAAAAAATAAAAAAATTAAAATTGCAAAAGAAACATGCTCAACCTAACGAAAAGTCATCTAAAGCAATTCATAGTTCTTTACAAGATCAAATACATTACATTAAAGAAAAAACAGGGAATAGCATTGATGTTGTCATCCGAAAATTACAGCTTGGGGATGGCAATGGACCTGATACAGCGGTTGTCTTTGTAGAAGGGATTGCCGATAGTAAGTCAATTAATGACTTTTTAATTGAATCCATTATGAATAATCGTCACGCTCACAACAGCCGGCCTATTTTTGAAATCCTTTTTGAAGAAGTAGTAGCCCTGGGGGATGTGAAGGAGATTACTGATTGGGACAACCTGTTCCTATCATTAATGTCTGGTGAGAGTATTATCCTCGTTGATGGTACACAAAAAGCACTTAGCGCCAGCACCAGAGGTGGAGAGCAGCGTTCTATTCAAGAACCTGGCAGCCAAGTTACGGTTCGGGGTCCGAGAGATGGGTTTACCGAATCCATCCGTACCAATACCGCGTTAATTCGGAGGCGTATTCAAAACCCCGATTTATGGCTGGAAAATATGAAAATCGGCAGCGTCACGAAAACTGATGTTTCCATTATGTATATAAAAGGCATTGCAAAGGATGAGATTGTAGAGGAAGTTCGGAATCGATTGAAGAGGATTGAAATTGACAGCATCCTTGAATCTGGTTACATTGAACAGCTTATTGAAGACCAGGCATCCACTACATTTCCAACCCTCTATCATACGGAAAGGCCAGATATGGTTGCCGGTAATCTCCTTGAAGGCAGGGTTGCGATTATTGTGAATGGTACGCCGTTTGTACTTATTGCACCGGCTGTTTTTATACAATTTTTCCAGTCGGTTGAAGATTATTATGGCCGTGCTGATATTGCAACCGCACTGAGATTCTTAAGGATTTTAATATTCTTTATTTCCATTATAGCGCCGGCTGCTTATATTGCGGTCACAACTTTTCACCAGGAGATGATACCAACTCAGCTGTTAATTGCCATCGCAGCCCAGAGGGAAACAGTCCCTTTTCCTGCGTTGGTCGAAGCATTGATTATGGAAGTAGCTTTTGAAATCCTCCGTGAAGCAGGAGTAAGGATGCCCAGAGCCGTAGGTTCAGCAATCTCAATCGTTGGTGCGCTGGTTATTGGTCAAGCGGCCGTACAAGCAGGTATTGTTTCCCCTGCCATGGTTATTATTGTTGCCATTACTGCAATAGCCAATTTTGCAACTCCTGCTTTTGCAGTGGCGATTTCTGCACGATTAATTCGCTTTGGATTTATGTTTGCTGCTGCAACCTTTGGCTTTTACGGGATCATTTTGGGGGTTATTATTTTAGCCGTACATTTATGCAGTCTTCGGTCTTTCGGGGTACCTTATTTAACCCCAATGGCTCCCCTTATCCCGGCTAACCTCGGCGATACAATCGTCCGTCTGCCATTATGGGCACAAAAAAAACGACCAAGACTTTTTAGCAGCAGTGATAAGGAGAATCGAGTAGGAGATAATCAGAAACCACAACCTCCTAAAAGCAGGGGGATGGTCAACTCTGTAGTAGAAGAAGGTGACCAGGATGAAAATTGA
- a CDS encoding AEC family transporter encodes MITEIFATLFDVILPLSIPVIAGVLLSRFGKMEIKPLLNFALYYLTPFLIFDTLIEANLSREDVYLTLAYSMLNLLLLAFAANILGKSLKLPANDIAGLTLISSFTNSVNYGIPLTLLAFGQLGLEKASVYIVMQMVMMHTLGIFFAARSHFTIKSAVKSVFALPAIYAVLLALVLRTFDLILPSGLSTGVSMIAEAYPPIVLAVLGAQMANVKTESITRNTRITFWSGMGMRLLIAPLIALLCLKLLKIEGIMFSTLLVLSCMPVAINAGILAEKFDASPKVLTKTILWTTLLSFFVMPILIVLVK; translated from the coding sequence ATGATAACTGAAATATTCGCTACGCTTTTTGATGTAATTCTACCGCTCTCTATACCTGTCATAGCAGGAGTCTTGCTTAGTAGGTTTGGGAAGATGGAAATCAAGCCGCTTTTAAACTTTGCGTTATATTACTTAACTCCGTTCTTAATTTTTGATACGTTAATCGAGGCGAACCTGTCGCGTGAGGATGTCTATTTGACTCTTGCTTATTCGATGTTAAATTTACTATTACTTGCTTTTGCAGCCAATATTTTAGGGAAATCACTCAAACTGCCTGCCAACGATATAGCTGGATTAACCTTAATATCCTCATTCACTAATTCGGTCAACTACGGAATACCACTCACCTTGCTTGCTTTCGGACAGTTAGGGCTCGAAAAGGCATCCGTTTATATTGTCATGCAGATGGTCATGATGCACACACTAGGAATCTTCTTCGCAGCACGTTCTCATTTTACAATAAAAAGTGCGGTTAAATCAGTGTTTGCCCTGCCGGCTATTTACGCGGTATTACTAGCCTTGGTGTTACGTACATTTGACCTAATCCTGCCAAGCGGACTCTCCACCGGAGTTTCAATGATTGCAGAAGCCTACCCTCCCATTGTCTTAGCGGTACTTGGAGCACAAATGGCTAATGTAAAAACAGAGAGTATCACCAGGAATACAAGGATTACCTTTTGGTCTGGCATGGGTATGAGATTATTGATTGCTCCTCTCATTGCTTTATTATGTTTAAAACTGTTAAAAATAGAAGGCATTATGTTCTCAACTCTACTCGTATTATCGTGTATGCCCGTTGCCATCAACGCAGGCATTCTAGCAGAAAAGTTTGATGCCTCACCAAAGGTGTTAACCAAAACGATTCTGTGGACTACCCTATTGTCCTTTTTCGTAATGCCGATATTGATTGTTTTAGTAAAGTAG